A window from Fibrobacter sp. UWB11 encodes these proteins:
- a CDS encoding glycosyltransferase codes for MTLKKIKVCYVISSLSNQGPPNVLYNIIQYMNFDQFDVSIITLVEEQSISRIDEFRNLPISVYQICPVGIPSPIKMFRDLKKKVLEIDPDILHTHCPRSMFLVPFLPQKYKKMETVHIFPGEQQKVMYGKIKGQAVIWLSHFFTKRMDLPIACSESVAASYKKEQDFSMKAIPNGCSLPIWEKNLAYKQNMRERLGLKQNLRYFIFVGRFSKEKNPDIILSAFKKLQSEYDNVGLILLGNGNLFDDIKKQENEKICVPGFKSNVYDYLIASDFYISASDVEGLANTLLESMTVGLPCVLSDIPSHREVLSKASETIGFLFNNKNQQEVENAMRNILNINVDVASKHIQTLFSKYYTAKHMSELYQNEYRQLACN; via the coding sequence ATGACTTTAAAAAAAATAAAAGTTTGCTATGTAATTTCATCTTTAAGTAATCAGGGGCCTCCAAATGTATTGTACAATATCATTCAATACATGAATTTTGATCAATTTGATGTATCCATTATCACTTTGGTAGAAGAACAATCCATTTCTAGAATAGATGAATTTCGAAATTTGCCTATATCCGTATATCAAATATGTCCTGTAGGGATTCCTTCGCCTATAAAAATGTTCAGGGATTTAAAAAAGAAGGTCTTAGAAATAGATCCGGATATTTTACATACGCATTGCCCACGATCCATGTTTCTTGTTCCTTTTTTACCCCAAAAGTACAAGAAAATGGAAACCGTACATATTTTTCCTGGAGAACAGCAAAAAGTTATGTACGGTAAAATCAAGGGTCAAGCCGTTATTTGGCTTAGTCATTTTTTCACGAAAAGAATGGATTTGCCTATAGCTTGTTCAGAAAGCGTTGCTGCAAGTTATAAAAAAGAACAGGATTTTTCAATGAAAGCGATTCCAAATGGATGTTCGCTTCCTATATGGGAAAAAAATTTAGCTTATAAGCAGAATATGAGAGAACGTTTAGGGCTAAAACAGAACTTGCGTTATTTCATTTTTGTTGGTCGTTTTTCAAAGGAAAAAAATCCCGATATCATTTTATCGGCTTTCAAGAAACTTCAATCAGAGTATGATAATGTTGGTTTGATATTATTAGGCAATGGTAATTTATTTGATGATATAAAAAAACAGGAAAATGAGAAAATTTGTGTCCCCGGATTTAAGTCGAATGTTTATGATTATCTTATAGCATCTGATTTTTACATTTCTGCATCGGATGTAGAAGGTTTAGCTAATACCCTTTTAGAAAGTATGACAGTAGGCTTACCTTGTGTTCTTAGCGATATTCCTTCGCATAGGGAAGTTCTTTCAAAAGCGTCAGAAACTATTGGTTTTTTATTTAACAATAAAAATCAGCAAGAAGTGGAAAATGCTATGCGAAACATTTTGAACATCAATGTAGATGTCGCATCTAAACATATACAAACGCTGTTCTCAAAATATTATACAGCGAAACATATGAGCGAATTATATCAAAATGAATATAGACAACTTGCTTGCAATTAG
- a CDS encoding glycosyltransferase family 2 protein → MKISLIIPTLNAGKFIEPLLKRLKEQTVSIDEIVIVDSASDDDTVAKAMNFDGVKVISIDRKNFNHGGTRDLAIQHTSGDFILCLTQDALPCDARYVERLIAPFAEDEKIAMASGRQVPREDASPIEKLTREFNYPEVCFVRSKDDIPRLGVKTFFASDCCSAFRRTAYEAIGGFDKHILINEDMKIAAQFIYAGYKIAYVGTAGVWHSHNYSLKQQYTRNFDVSAFMTMHPELFANISATSEGIKMVKWVEKKLLSQGRLFSAAYYIIESGVKFLANRRGRKFKKMSLPQLRKASMHKNYWV, encoded by the coding sequence GTGAAGATTAGTCTCATCATACCTACGCTTAATGCTGGAAAATTCATAGAACCGTTGCTAAAGCGACTTAAGGAACAGACTGTTTCTATTGATGAAATTGTCATTGTTGATTCTGCTTCTGATGATGACACCGTGGCGAAGGCTATGAATTTTGATGGGGTAAAAGTAATCTCCATTGATCGTAAAAATTTTAATCATGGCGGTACTAGGGATTTAGCTATTCAGCACACTTCCGGTGACTTTATTTTATGCCTTACGCAAGATGCTTTGCCGTGTGATGCTCGTTATGTGGAACGCTTGATAGCTCCTTTTGCCGAGGATGAAAAAATAGCAATGGCGAGTGGACGTCAAGTTCCTCGTGAAGATGCTAGTCCTATCGAAAAGCTAACCCGCGAATTTAATTATCCCGAAGTATGCTTTGTTCGTAGCAAAGATGATATTCCCCGTTTGGGCGTAAAGACTTTTTTTGCCTCGGATTGTTGCTCTGCATTTCGTCGTACTGCTTATGAGGCTATTGGAGGCTTTGACAAGCATATTCTTATTAACGAGGATATGAAAATTGCAGCACAGTTCATTTATGCAGGCTACAAAATCGCATACGTTGGGACTGCTGGTGTATGGCATTCGCATAATTACAGTTTAAAGCAACAGTATACTAGAAATTTCGATGTGTCTGCCTTCATGACTATGCATCCTGAATTGTTTGCAAATATTTCGGCAACATCTGAAGGCATAAAGATGGTCAAGTGGGTTGAAAAGAAGTTGTTGTCGCAAGGACGCCTGTTTAGCGCTGCCTATTATATTATTGAAAGCGGTGTAAAGTTCTTAGCGAATCGCAGGGGGCGTAAGTTTAAAAAAATGAGTTTACCTCAATTACGTAAAGCTTCTATGCATAAAAATTATTGGGTGTAA
- a CDS encoding NAD(P)-dependent oxidoreductase produces the protein MDFNNFIIFGGCGFIGTHMANLLREKYPNAKVYIADLLADESSQKSHCEEPKGNEAICYQKVDVRNPIDMQGEFGKDTLIFNFAAIHRTPGHPDYAYFETNIRGAENVCDFARKHGIENIVFTSSIAPYGAAEELKTEETLPTPNTPYGISKLVAEKIHREWTAENESRRLSIVRPGIVFGTGEHGNMTRLYKGLKSHKFAYAGRKDTIKACIYVKDLVRIMLEMAEKAASCHSGLDPESRVQLFNCCYYPSFTIEQIANTMLKATEMKRYIPFIPHKPMMAAATVCGMLGGLGLGICPARVKKLMVSTNIDGQKLAQNYPLSYSLEDAFRDWYKDCNGKGLE, from the coding sequence ATGGACTTTAATAACTTCATAATCTTTGGTGGATGTGGGTTTATTGGAACGCACATGGCGAATCTACTTCGCGAAAAATACCCTAACGCAAAAGTTTATATCGCCGATTTGCTTGCCGACGAATCCTCCCAGAAAAGTCATTGCGAGGAGCCTAAAGGCAACGAAGCAATCTGTTACCAGAAAGTCGATGTGCGTAACCCCATCGATATGCAAGGCGAGTTTGGCAAAGATACCCTGATTTTCAACTTTGCGGCTATCCACCGCACTCCTGGGCATCCGGATTACGCCTACTTTGAGACGAACATCCGTGGTGCGGAAAATGTCTGCGATTTTGCACGCAAGCACGGCATTGAAAACATCGTTTTTACCAGCAGTATTGCTCCCTATGGCGCTGCGGAAGAACTGAAAACTGAAGAAACTTTGCCGACCCCTAATACGCCTTATGGAATTTCGAAGTTGGTTGCTGAAAAAATTCATCGCGAATGGACTGCAGAAAATGAAAGTCGCAGGCTTTCTATCGTGCGTCCGGGAATTGTATTCGGAACAGGCGAGCACGGCAACATGACCCGTCTTTATAAGGGCTTGAAAAGTCATAAGTTTGCCTACGCCGGTCGCAAGGATACTATCAAGGCTTGCATTTATGTGAAAGACCTTGTACGAATCATGCTTGAAATGGCCGAGAAAGCTGCTTCTTGTCATTCCGGGCTTGACCCGGAATCTAGGGTACAGTTATTCAACTGCTGCTATTACCCGTCGTTTACCATCGAACAAATTGCTAACACCATGCTCAAAGCAACGGAAATGAAACGCTATATTCCGTTTATCCCGCATAAACCGATGATGGCCGCTGCAACCGTTTGCGGAATGCTCGGAGGGCTTGGTCTTGGAATTTGTCCTGCCCGCGTGAAAAAGCTCATGGTGAGTACCAATATCGACGGACAAAAACTTGCACAAAATTACCCGCTTTCTTATTCGCTTGAAGATGCCTTCCGCGATTGGTATAAGGACTGTAACGGGAAGGGATTGGAATAA
- the galE gene encoding UDP-glucose 4-epimerase GalE — MKIAVMGGAGYIGSHTIIELYKAGHSVVVVDNLVNSSNESLRRVGELVGSPIPFVNADVRDAAAMDKIFSENKFDACIHFAGLKAVGESVAKPLEYYENNMNATFVLLHAMRNHGCKNIIFSSSATVYGNPAIIPITEDCPKGQCTNPYGQTKSMLEEVLRDVQKADPEWNVVLLRYFNPIGAHPSGRIGEDPNGIPNNLMPYITQTAVGIRKELGVFGNDYDTPDGTGVRDYIHVCDLAAGHVAALQAIERKCGLAIYNLGTGHGYSVLDVVKAFEKANGVKIPYSIKPRRAGDIATCYCNPQKAFDELGWKAKYGIEEMCRDAWNWQKQNPKGYRG; from the coding sequence ATGAAAATCGCTGTTATGGGTGGAGCCGGCTATATCGGGAGCCACACCATTATTGAGCTTTACAAAGCAGGTCATTCGGTAGTAGTAGTCGATAATCTTGTGAACTCCAGCAACGAATCTTTGCGCCGCGTGGGCGAACTCGTTGGCTCCCCTATCCCGTTTGTAAATGCCGATGTCCGTGACGCTGCCGCCATGGACAAGATTTTTAGCGAAAACAAGTTTGATGCATGTATCCACTTTGCCGGGCTCAAGGCTGTGGGCGAATCGGTGGCAAAGCCGCTGGAATACTACGAGAACAACATGAACGCCACGTTCGTGTTGCTCCATGCCATGCGCAACCACGGTTGCAAGAACATCATTTTCAGTTCGTCGGCCACGGTTTACGGCAATCCGGCCATCATCCCGATTACCGAAGACTGCCCCAAGGGCCAGTGCACCAACCCCTACGGGCAAACCAAGTCCATGCTCGAAGAGGTTCTCCGCGACGTGCAAAAGGCAGACCCGGAATGGAACGTGGTGCTGCTCCGCTATTTCAACCCGATTGGCGCGCACCCGAGCGGCCGCATTGGCGAAGATCCGAACGGGATTCCGAACAACCTCATGCCGTACATTACGCAGACGGCGGTCGGCATCCGCAAGGAACTTGGTGTTTTCGGCAACGATTACGATACTCCAGATGGCACGGGCGTCCGCGACTATATCCATGTTTGCGACCTTGCCGCAGGCCATGTGGCTGCACTGCAGGCTATCGAGCGCAAGTGCGGGCTTGCGATTTACAACCTCGGCACGGGCCACGGCTACTCCGTTCTCGATGTCGTAAAGGCTTTTGAAAAGGCAAACGGTGTCAAGATTCCGTACAGTATCAAGCCGCGCCGCGCAGGCGATATTGCCACTTGCTACTGCAATCCGCAAAAGGCATTCGACGAGCTTGGATGGAAGGCTAAGTATGGCATCGAAGAAATGTGCCGCGACGCCTGGAACTGGCAAAAGCAAAACCCCAAGGGTTACAGAGGCTAA
- a CDS encoding inorganic diphosphatase gives MAINYLDLPIGRKYPYEVDCVVEIGKDTNLKYEYDERLHVFRLDRCLLSSMSYPCTYGFIPSTKADDGDALDMLIYSPASMITGTVCTCRVIGALDMTDGGKKDYKVLGVPVFNPRPFCDITDVDQMFLRITKNFFQNYKELEGKDVQIGEWKDAAFAREKVIAAHKAYFQNQVQVPESCYQEPEHDEKITAEELI, from the coding sequence ATGGCCATTAATTATCTGGATCTTCCTATCGGGCGCAAGTACCCCTACGAAGTGGATTGCGTCGTGGAAATCGGCAAAGACACGAATTTGAAATACGAATACGACGAACGTTTGCATGTGTTCCGTCTGGACCGCTGCCTTTTGAGCTCCATGAGCTACCCCTGCACGTATGGTTTTATCCCGAGCACCAAGGCCGACGATGGCGATGCCCTGGACATGCTCATTTACAGCCCGGCATCCATGATTACGGGTACGGTTTGCACGTGCCGCGTGATTGGCGCTCTCGACATGACTGACGGTGGCAAAAAGGACTACAAGGTTTTGGGCGTGCCGGTATTTAACCCGCGTCCGTTCTGCGACATTACCGACGTGGACCAGATGTTCCTCCGCATTACCAAGAACTTTTTCCAGAACTACAAGGAACTCGAAGGCAAGGACGTACAAATTGGTGAATGGAAGGATGCCGCTTTTGCCCGCGAAAAGGTGATTGCTGCGCACAAGGCTTATTTTCAGAACCAGGTGCAAGTGCCCGAATCCTGCTACCAGGAACCCGAACACGACGAAAAGATAACTGCCGAAGAGTTGATTTAA
- a CDS encoding BamA/TamA family outer membrane protein, with amino-acid sequence MTRISLTLLIAGMAVLSHAARVNLFEENTYECADGTPIAMIDINGLDHTKPHVVMRELTHKVGGHFSQQTFEAEKRKLQDLDLFTDITVTCEPFSESINDMLGAPDEPVPEPVAVAQTEEPSPYTDTLSSFVTQLTSNTDALSSVFSTLSTESDSLSAFVERFPTVTDELSSIVSQLASNTDSLAALISRLSSDIGTLSAVASSPATSSKIAEKKVVQNASGTSYLSAAHSLNAVKLVYHVKEIFRWIPSPAGKKTDRDGFMIGLALANLNILGEDIRAEVQYRTSVDPFFDNNEYAFYASSPYFLGLPVGWNFEFLRTNSWDDIRGFRDASWLVSLDVNWKLIPHFSILGKTAYRYLEGGPEHLPEFGLGVAVDFRDSEIDTRKGIYFESMVSHMGFREMNDEHYTEFLEDARAYYSFGPFVTGATALVRLRPGHVRFYDYFYHGGANTFRGHESSSKRLGEHEALVNLEERFVLLERRSASLWGINFFYGLQLVAGLDGSLLWNKGTPGWKNYEGAVYGGVHLVIPALDRIRFEVGYSPDHGEPVFHIGLFEKTTSARWRSR; translated from the coding sequence ATGACTAGGATTTCACTTACGCTTTTGATTGCTGGAATGGCGGTGTTGTCGCATGCCGCAAGGGTTAATCTTTTCGAAGAAAATACTTATGAATGTGCCGATGGAACCCCAATTGCAATGATTGACATCAATGGGCTCGACCATACGAAACCGCATGTCGTTATGCGGGAACTGACCCATAAAGTTGGGGGCCATTTTTCGCAGCAAACCTTTGAAGCTGAAAAGCGCAAACTTCAAGACCTGGACCTGTTTACCGATATTACGGTCACGTGCGAACCGTTTAGCGAATCTATCAACGACATGCTCGGTGCGCCAGATGAACCCGTGCCGGAACCGGTTGCTGTAGCCCAAACCGAAGAACCTTCGCCATACACCGATACGCTTTCGTCGTTTGTCACGCAGTTGACTTCCAATACAGATGCGCTTTCGTCGGTGTTTTCGACACTTTCGACAGAATCGGATTCTCTTTCGGCTTTTGTGGAGCGATTCCCGACGGTTACAGATGAACTCTCGTCTATCGTTTCTCAGTTGGCTTCGAATACGGATTCGCTTGCAGCTCTGATATCTAGACTTTCTTCGGACATTGGTACGCTTTCTGCAGTTGCGTCGTCCCCAGCAACAAGTTCGAAAATTGCGGAAAAAAAGGTTGTTCAAAATGCATCGGGAACAAGCTATCTTTCGGCAGCCCATTCTTTGAATGCCGTTAAGCTTGTTTACCATGTCAAGGAAATTTTCCGCTGGATTCCGTCGCCAGCTGGCAAAAAGACGGACCGCGATGGGTTCATGATTGGCCTTGCGCTTGCAAACCTGAACATCCTTGGCGAAGACATCCGTGCCGAAGTCCAGTACCGTACATCTGTCGACCCGTTCTTCGATAACAACGAATACGCGTTCTATGCAAGTTCACCTTATTTCTTGGGGCTCCCCGTTGGCTGGAACTTCGAGTTCTTGAGAACAAACAGCTGGGATGATATTCGCGGTTTCCGTGATGCAAGTTGGTTGGTTAGTTTAGATGTAAACTGGAAACTGATTCCGCATTTCTCGATTTTAGGGAAGACTGCTTACCGCTATCTTGAAGGCGGGCCGGAACATCTGCCGGAATTTGGCCTTGGCGTTGCCGTGGATTTCCGCGATAGCGAAATTGATACGCGCAAGGGAATTTATTTTGAAAGCATGGTCTCGCACATGGGATTCCGCGAAATGAACGATGAACATTATACGGAATTCTTGGAAGATGCTCGCGCCTACTATTCGTTTGGACCGTTCGTGACGGGGGCTACGGCATTGGTGCGCCTGCGTCCGGGACATGTCCGCTTTTATGATTACTTCTATCATGGCGGCGCGAATACCTTCCGTGGCCATGAATCGAGCTCGAAGCGCTTGGGCGAACACGAAGCTCTCGTAAACCTCGAAGAACGTTTTGTATTGCTCGAACGCCGTTCCGCCTCGCTGTGGGGAATCAACTTCTTCTATGGATTGCAATTGGTGGCTGGCTTGGACGGAAGTTTGCTTTGGAACAAAGGAACGCCCGGCTGGAAAAATTACGAAGGCGCTGTTTATGGCGGTGTGCATCTCGTGATACCCGCGCTTGACCGAATCCGCTTTGAAGTGGGTTACAGCCCGGACCACGGGGAACCGGTATTCCACATTGGCCTCTTCGAAAAGACGACATCCGCTCGCTGGCGTAGCCGCTAG
- a CDS encoding ATP-dependent helicase C-terminal domain-containing protein translates to MRTYKDLAIAEAEDKLVDAIETSRNLLIEAPTGSGKSLYIPWFLSRHFSGRIVVLQPRRIAALALAQYSAKLHNEPCGKTVGYQFRQDSCKSSETRILFQTYGNFLQELLHGKLNADWVVFDEYHERRADMDLLFAYFRRESVIQSPGTVSGKRESVILSEVEGSKPQKPQLPRIAVMSAALNRDELEAALGVKCLQLGHPLYPVQILHQKPAAGVNIAAGQGIESEVVRALRTLYRNNIWQTTLVFLPGKAEIAKCHTAASEALGDNVAEFLELYGGQDRETQDRIFEETERPRVIFTTNIAETSITVPNVTGVVDSGIERVNEYDDSKKVNVLRTLPISLQNAIQRSGRSGRTQNGCAIRLWTEDTEKHMPQGIVPEVLQIEPSELILQKAALEESWPLSPDGSRVTSPQNVIASTAKQSITLPTAIPAAREKTTTAMLENFGMLQDGRITDLGKRAIQTPISNIPLALILAKAECAEDLPDLLLASMAWIHSGTEFVQKSKNTLDLFTLAKDTLSKAINAPREVTFTLRQLRDYRDKLRHCETKEMPVQDGHDNTRHCEPQRGEAIHAVVIRSLLNAFPEALATPSGNVYKLSNGNTIRLQVAEAPYAILALSMLRTEAATKSELRVNLYAPVPKELLGGESDKIRYELLWRSGQERFIGIEIHESESPNGDVRETSRKEILPQEASPKVLEKLKELTVDAWRDKLEKENWTGRYLTENLQTLLIKMRLAAKLYPEYGLPEFNNEDMELIFNELTDGIFLLRDINDDRYRNIVEDYFGKSMLAWLQKTFPDHYVLPNGKRARYSYQAVATADEQSSGKIVQSADGVLVEISARIEDFMQLRGEHKIADNKLKVRYDILAPNFRTIQKTWDLTSFWQNTYAEVRKELRGRYPKHPWPEKIM, encoded by the coding sequence ATGCGCACGTACAAAGATTTAGCCATTGCCGAAGCAGAAGACAAGCTAGTCGACGCTATCGAAACATCGCGGAATTTGCTTATCGAAGCGCCTACCGGTAGCGGTAAATCATTGTACATCCCGTGGTTCTTGAGCAGGCACTTTAGCGGGCGCATTGTCGTGTTGCAGCCGAGGCGAATCGCAGCCCTCGCCCTCGCCCAATACTCAGCGAAATTGCACAACGAGCCGTGCGGCAAAACGGTCGGTTACCAGTTCAGGCAAGACAGTTGCAAGTCCAGCGAAACAAGAATTTTGTTCCAAACTTACGGTAACTTTTTGCAGGAACTTTTGCACGGGAAGTTAAACGCCGATTGGGTGGTGTTCGATGAATACCACGAGCGCCGTGCTGATATGGATTTGCTCTTTGCGTATTTTAGACGAGAGAGTGTCATCCAAAGCCCCGGAACAGTGTCCGGAAAAAGAGAGAGTGTCATCCTGAGCGAAGTCGAAGGATCTAAGCCGCAAAAGCCACAATTGCCGAGAATTGCAGTGATGTCGGCGGCGTTGAACCGCGACGAACTTGAAGCAGCGCTTGGCGTGAAATGCCTGCAGCTCGGGCACCCGCTGTACCCTGTACAAATTCTGCACCAGAAGCCCGCCGCCGGCGTAAACATTGCCGCAGGTCAAGGAATCGAAAGCGAAGTCGTGCGCGCTTTACGCACGCTGTACCGCAATAACATTTGGCAGACAACGCTCGTATTCTTGCCGGGTAAAGCCGAAATTGCCAAATGCCATACCGCCGCAAGCGAGGCGCTTGGCGACAATGTCGCAGAGTTCCTTGAACTCTACGGCGGTCAAGACCGCGAAACGCAAGACCGCATTTTCGAAGAAACAGAACGCCCGCGCGTTATCTTCACGACCAACATTGCAGAAACATCTATTACAGTGCCAAACGTGACAGGCGTTGTCGATAGCGGCATCGAACGCGTGAACGAATACGACGACAGCAAAAAAGTAAATGTGTTGCGCACATTGCCGATTTCGTTGCAGAACGCCATCCAGCGCAGCGGCCGCAGTGGCCGTACACAAAACGGTTGCGCCATCCGCCTGTGGACTGAAGATACCGAAAAGCACATGCCACAAGGAATTGTGCCCGAAGTATTGCAAATCGAGCCTTCGGAACTCATACTGCAAAAAGCCGCACTCGAAGAATCATGGCCCCTATCGCCTGACGGCTCCAGGGTGACAAGCCCGCAAAACGTCATTGCGAGCACAGCGAAGCAGTCCATTACATTACCTACCGCCATCCCAGCAGCCCGCGAAAAAACTACCACAGCAATGCTCGAAAACTTCGGCATGTTGCAAGACGGCCGCATCACAGACCTCGGCAAACGCGCCATACAAACGCCTATTTCAAACATCCCGCTCGCACTGATTTTAGCAAAAGCAGAATGTGCCGAAGACCTCCCCGATTTACTCCTTGCTTCCATGGCATGGATACATTCCGGTACAGAATTTGTTCAAAAGTCAAAAAATACATTGGATTTGTTCACGCTCGCCAAGGACACACTTTCAAAAGCAATAAACGCTCCCCGCGAAGTCACATTTACACTAAGGCAACTAAGAGATTATCGTGATAAGCTACGTCATTGCGAGACAAAGGAGATGCCCGTTCAAGACGGGCATGACAATACACGTCATTGCGAGCCACAGAGGGGCGAAGCAATCCATGCAGTCGTCATCCGCAGCCTGCTAAACGCCTTCCCAGAAGCCCTTGCCACTCCAAGCGGAAACGTGTACAAATTAAGCAACGGCAACACCATCCGGCTGCAGGTGGCCGAGGCCCCCTACGCGATACTCGCGCTTTCGATGCTCCGCACCGAAGCCGCCACCAAATCCGAATTGCGCGTCAATCTTTACGCTCCCGTTCCCAAAGAATTGCTCGGAGGCGAAAGCGACAAAATCCGCTACGAACTGCTGTGGCGCAGCGGTCAAGAACGCTTTATCGGCATCGAGATTCACGAAAGCGAAAGCCCCAACGGCGACGTGCGCGAAACAAGCCGCAAAGAAATTCTCCCGCAAGAAGCTTCGCCCAAAGTTCTTGAAAAACTCAAAGAGCTCACGGTCGATGCCTGGCGCGACAAACTCGAAAAAGAAAATTGGACAGGTCGCTACCTCACGGAAAATTTGCAGACACTATTGATAAAAATGCGCCTTGCCGCAAAACTTTATCCGGAATACGGTCTCCCGGAATTCAACAACGAAGATATGGAGCTCATATTCAACGAGCTTACCGACGGAATCTTTTTACTGCGAGATATCAACGACGACCGTTACAGAAACATCGTCGAAGATTACTTCGGAAAATCGATGTTAGCTTGGCTGCAAAAGACGTTCCCCGATCATTATGTTTTGCCAAACGGCAAACGCGCCCGCTACAGCTACCAGGCAGTCGCTACCGCCGATGAACAGAGCAGCGGCAAAATCGTACAAAGTGCAGACGGAGTGCTTGTCGAAATTTCAGCACGCATCGAAGACTTTATGCAACTTCGCGGAGAACACAAAATTGCAGACAACAAACTCAAAGTGCGTTACGACATTCTTGCGCCGAACTTCCGCACCATTCAAAAAACGTGGGACCTCACGAGTTTCTGGCAAAATACCTACGCCGAAGTCCGCAAAGAACTCCGCGGAAGATACCCCAAGCATCCGTGGCCTGAAAAAATCATGTAA
- a CDS encoding choice-of-anchor I family protein, whose translation MKYTALAMSLLLCSGFSFAKKSDVPAGPFQMGTALKQVASIPMTTAEISAFMPEKNVLFVVGGENVLEIVNLADPANPKKVSEVKLPGGASSVTVHGDLVAVSLLNNPEWKKGHVQVMRYNKKLEVLGLHELCYMPDMITFTPDGTNLLVACEGSPDETFTEDPEGGIGVLSITAPANAADLAKAWRKPQKTVVGFNELDSLKLMAKGVRKTGVKSFVQSLEPEYITVDGDSKTAWISLQENNALVKFDVEAKKILDVFPLGSVDHSVSGAGLDIKKDKAIEIKNYPLRGLRQPDGITSFSVNGTTFVVTANEGAPVNDYKAWTDVTTPMMLSQQGVLDPEVFTASVLDDLKNVTVSSLERCDAAPDKTANGKCPYMYSFGSRSISIFDGATGHLMWDSGDVFEQTMAKVAPDYFNWNSKKGKVKMDARSEDKGCEPENVTTGVVGEKRYVFAGLERSSAVAVFDITGVENGNAPKIVDFYLNPKDRGPEGILFIPAEKSPNGESLLIVGYEYSKTLAVYTVK comes from the coding sequence ATGAAATATACCGCTTTAGCCATGAGTTTGCTTTTGTGCTCGGGCTTTTCGTTTGCTAAAAAGTCGGATGTTCCGGCAGGCCCGTTCCAGATGGGGACGGCGCTAAAGCAGGTTGCTTCGATTCCCATGACAACGGCCGAAATTTCGGCGTTCATGCCCGAAAAGAATGTGTTGTTTGTAGTCGGCGGCGAGAATGTCCTGGAAATTGTCAATTTGGCGGACCCAGCAAACCCGAAAAAGGTAAGCGAAGTCAAATTGCCAGGTGGCGCCTCTAGCGTGACGGTGCACGGAGACCTTGTGGCTGTGAGCCTTTTGAACAACCCTGAGTGGAAAAAAGGCCATGTGCAGGTGATGCGCTACAACAAGAAACTTGAAGTCCTTGGCTTGCACGAACTTTGCTACATGCCCGACATGATTACGTTTACGCCGGATGGAACGAATTTGCTTGTAGCTTGCGAAGGCTCGCCGGATGAAACGTTCACGGAAGACCCAGAAGGCGGCATTGGTGTTTTGTCGATTACGGCGCCTGCGAATGCGGCTGACTTGGCAAAAGCTTGGAGAAAGCCGCAAAAAACTGTTGTTGGTTTTAATGAACTCGATTCGTTAAAACTGATGGCAAAAGGCGTGCGCAAGACTGGCGTAAAGAGCTTTGTCCAATCGCTAGAACCCGAATATATTACGGTAGATGGTGATTCCAAGACGGCTTGGATTAGTTTGCAAGAAAACAACGCTCTTGTAAAGTTCGACGTTGAGGCTAAGAAAATTTTGGACGTGTTCCCGCTGGGTTCTGTGGACCATTCTGTGTCGGGTGCAGGGCTTGATATAAAGAAAGATAAGGCCATTGAAATCAAGAACTATCCCTTGCGTGGTTTGCGCCAGCCCGATGGCATTACTTCGTTCTCTGTAAATGGAACGACATTTGTTGTGACTGCAAATGAAGGCGCTCCGGTCAACGATTACAAGGCCTGGACGGATGTGACGACTCCGATGATGCTTTCGCAGCAAGGCGTGCTTGACCCGGAAGTATTTACGGCAAGTGTGCTGGATGATTTGAAAAATGTGACTGTGAGCAGTCTGGAACGTTGCGATGCTGCCCCGGATAAAACTGCAAATGGCAAGTGCCCTTATATGTATTCTTTTGGTTCGCGTTCCATTAGTATTTTTGATGGCGCTACCGGACATTTGATGTGGGATTCCGGCGATGTGTTTGAACAAACGATGGCTAAGGTCGCCCCGGATTACTTTAACTGGAATTCCAAGAAGGGCAAAGTCAAGATGGATGCCCGCAGCGAAGATAAGGGGTGCGAACCGGAAAACGTGACGACTGGTGTCGTTGGCGAAAAACGCTATGTGTTTGCTGGCCTTGAACGCTCGAGCGCTGTTGCCGTGTTCGATATTACAGGGGTCGAAAATGGGAATGCCCCGAAAATCGTTGATTTTTACTTGAACCCGAAAGACCGTGGGCCCGAAGGCATTTTGTTCATCCCGGCAGAAAAGAGCCCCAACGGGGAATCTCTCTTGATTGTTGGCTACGAATACAGCAAGACATTAGCTGTTTATACAGTAAAGTAG